The genomic window TGCGGTCGGTCGCCCCAAAGGCACCCTACACGGACAAGGTCACGGGCAAGCTGATGCAGCCGGTCACGACCGGGCAGATCTATTGGGGCGCCGTTCCCTATGTCTGTATCCAGCTGGTCATGATCGGGATCGTGATGGCCTTCCCCGGCCTGGTGATGCATTACAAGGGGGCACCGATCGATACCTCGAACGTCAAGATCGAGGTGCCAAGCAGCGGCGGATTGGGCGATCTTGGCGGCTTCGGTGGGCTTGGCGGATCGCCCTTTGCTCAACCGGCAGCGCCTGGAACCGCCCCCTCGACCACAGCCGCGCCAGCAGACCCGTCCTCGGACAACCCCTTGTCGGGGCCGCCGCCTGGCCTTTCCGCGCCGGGTTCTTCACAAGCGCCGGCCAATCCCGCCGATCCGCTTTCCGGCCCACCTCCGGGCCTGTCTGCGCCGGCAGCTGGCAACTGACGCCGACGAAAAGGCCCATTTTTGGGCCTTTTCCGCTCTGCCGAGGTCACGAACATAAAAAAACCGCCGCGGATTTCCGCGGCGGTTTTCATTCTTGCGATGCCGTTTGTTACAGCGTGCCGTTGCGCTGCTGGATCATCATGAAGGTATCGTAGGTATATTCGGCAGTCTGGTTATAAAGATACCAGTCGTTGCGAACCGTCTTGATCGATTCCCAGATCTTCTTGAAGGCGGGGTTGGTCGCCTCGATCTCGGCATAGACCTCGTTGGCGGCCTTGTAGCAGGCGTCCAGGATTTCGGCGCTGAAGGGGCGCAGTTGGGCGCCCGCCGCCACCAGTTCCTTCAAGGCGATCGGATTCAGATGGTCATATTTCTGCAGCATGTTGGCGTCGGTCGCCTGGCACGCCGTGCGCAGCAGAGCCTTGTAGTTATCGGGCAGTTCTTCATACTTGCCCTTGTTGAAGAAGAAATGGACCGTCGGCCCACCTTCCCACCAGCCCGGATAATAGTAATAGGGTGCCACCTTGTAGAAGCCCAGCTTCTGATCGTCATAGGGGCCAACCCATTCCGAGGCGTCAATGGTGCCCTTTTCCAGCGCCGGATAGATATCGCCACCGGCAATCTGTTGCGGCACCGCGCCCAGACGCTCCATCACCTTGCCGGCAAAGCCGCCGACGCGGATCTTGAGGCCCTTGATATCGGCGACGGTGTTGATTTCCTTGCGGAACCAACCGCCCATCTGCGCACCGGTATTGCCTCCGGGCAGACCGAAGATGTTGTGCGTCGCAAGGAATTCATTGAACAGGTCGATCCCGCCGCCATGATATTGCCAGGCGTTCATCGCCCGTGCCGACAGCGCATAGGGAACCGCCGCGCCCAGGGCAAAGGTGGGATCCTTGCCCCAGCTGTAATAGGAAACGGTGTGGCAGGCCTCGACCGTGCCTTCGGTGACGGCATCCTGGGCTTGCAGGCCGGGGACGATTTCGCCAGCTGCAAAGACCTGCAACTGGAACTTGCCGCCGGTCGCCTCTGCCAGATGTTTGGACAGCACCTCGGCGCCGCCATAGATCGTGTCGAGCGATTTCGGAAAGGCCGAGGCCAGTCGCCACTTCACTTCGGGCATTTCCTGGGCGATCGCGGGCGCAGCCAGGGCCGCCCCGGCAGCGGCGGTGGCGCCGCCAATGGTTGCGCGCGTCAGGAAAGCGCGCCGGCCAAGCTGGGTCGTTTCAGTCATGAGTTCCTCCGCATTGCTCGGCCTTCTGCGCGGCCGATTGTGGCGACCTTTGCATGGCGCAAACCGTCTGTCGAGACGCGTGTTCCTCAAATCCGCGTCTGGGTGCAACTGGCTGTTCGTGCCGTTACGTCAATTGGCGGGACGGCCCGAAACCAGTATCTTGTGCCGCCATCATCGGGCTACCCAAGCCGTTTGGCGGGCCCTATAGTTGTGGGTGATCGTGGCCAAGGGGGAACAAGGGATGCGGTGCCCGTTCTGCGGAAATGTCGATACCCAGGTCAAGGATTCGCGTCCTGCCGAGGATAACGTGGCAATTCGTCGCCGGCGGTTCTGCCCGGCCTGTGGCGGTCGGTTCACCACCTACGAACGGGTTCAGTTGCGGGATCTGGTGGTGGTCAAGTCCAGCGGGCGGCGCGAGGATTTCGACCGCAGCAAGCTGGAGCGATCGATCCGCATCGCCATGCAGAAACGCCCGATCGAACCCGAGCGGATCGATCAGATGATTTCCGGCATCGTGCGACGTCTGGAGAGCATGGGCGACACGGACGTGCCCTCGAAAATCATCGGCGAAATCGTGATGGAGGCGCTGGCGCGCATCGATACCGTTGCCTATGTCCGCTTTGCCAGTGTCTACAAGAATTTTCAGGCAGCCGATGATTTCGACAAGTTCGTGTCGGAACTGCGCCCGGGTGCCGTCGAGGAATGAACGATCATCGCCACATGGCGCATGCGCTGACGCTGGCGCGGCGCGGGCATGGCAATACCTGGCCCAATCCTGCGGTTGGCTGCGTGCTGGTGCGCGATGACGTCGTCGTTGGGCGCGGTTGGACACAACCCGGCGGACGCCCCCATGCCGAGGCTATGGCGTTGGCCCAGGCGGGCGCAGCCGCGCGTGGGGCAACTGCCTATGTCACGCTTGAACCCTGCGCCCATCACGGCAAGACCCCGCCCTGCGCCGAAGCCCTGGTGCGGGCCGGTGTCGTGCGGGTGGTTTCGGCCCTGACCGATCCTGACCCGCGGGTGGCGGGTCGGGGGCACGCAATGCTGCGTCAGGCCGGCATCTGCGTTACCGAAAATATTTGTGCCAGGCAGGCAGGCCGGGATCAGGTGGGGTTCCTGACCCGCATCACGCGCGGGCGTCCGATGCTGACGCTGAAGCTGGCCAGCAGCTTCGATGGCCGCATCGCCACAGCCAGTGGGGAAAGCCAATGGATTACCGGCCCCGCAGCGCGCCGCCATGCCCACATGCTGCGCCTGACGCATGATGCGGTGATGGTCGGAGGAGAGACGGCGCGCATAGACCGCCCGACATTGAACGTGCGCGGTCTGGGTCGGGTGCGCCAGCCTGTGCGCGTGATCGTTTCAAACCGTGACCTGCCGCCCTTGCCGCCCGAGGACAGTGCGCACGGGCCTTTGTGGCATCTGCGGGGATCGGTCGCTGACGTCATGTCCGAGCTTGGAAGGCGCGGAGTCACCCGTGTCTTGTGCGAGGGTGGCGGGAAACTGGCGGCAAGTTTGCTGGCGGCGGATATGGTCGACCAGCTTGTCGGCTATTGTGCCGGGATCACGCTGGGTGGGGATGGCTTGCCGACCATTGCGTCGCTGGGCTTGAATCGGCTGGCTGACGCCCCGCGTTTCGAATTGGTCGAACTGCGGTCGCTGGGCGGCGATGTGCTGCATCGCTGGCAGCGGGCCTGACAGGGGCGGCCATTATCGATCGCGCATTTCCGTTCCGCATAATGGGCCTCGGCGCATAGCCGCGCCCCGTGCGCGGACGATCTTGAACGGTTCGACGGGTCATCGCCGCCGGCTGAGACGGCGCCAGCGGAAATTCTAGCGCCGCCAAAGCCAGGCGTGGGTGCTGAACAAACCCTGCAATTTGGCGAGGATACGCAAGACGCGCCCCCCGGCTTCATGCGGGTGATCTTCGCATAGACGGTCCACCACGACCTCGACAGGGCAGGGCAGGTCGCTGACCGGGTCGTGATAGCGGGGATAGGCGATCAATGCGGCGTGGATCAGCCGAAGCATGTCGGCACCTGCCTGACGGCGCGATGGCACCGGACCAAGGTCGTTGGTCAGCCCCAACCCGGCATAGAAGGGCGCGCCAACAGTGGTCACGGGCAGACCGCGCAGCAATGCCTCGAACCCTGTGGTCGAGGTGATGGTCCAGACCTCGTCCACCGCTGCCAGCAGTCGATCCATATCGGCATCGGTCACCACGACATCGGCAACGCCGCGCAGCTCGTCTGCGGAAATTGCGCCCGGCCGCAGGCCGGCTTGAACGTCGGGGTGCGGTTTATAGATCACGACGGATTGCGGTCGATGGGCCCGAACAAGCTGCAACAAGGAAAGATTGTCCCTTATCGCTCCGCCCCCCAGCCGGACCGAAGCGTCATCCTGCACCTGACCAGGCACCAGGATGCGATGACCTGTCGGCAGGGCGGGCAGCGGACCGCCCAGATTGTATTTGGTCAGCCTTGCCGACAGCAGACGTTCGTGCAGTGCTTGCGCCCGACGCTTTTGCTGCGGTGTCAGGGGCGTTGCCATCAGACGTTCAAGGCGGCTTTCGCGACCAGGATCGTAATAGATGCCAAGATCGTCTGCGACCAGCGACAGGGGTGGAACAAGCGCCGCGCCCAGCCCCCGGGACCGCAGGAAGCCATCCTCGATGCGCAAGGCGTTGGGGCAGGCGCTGGCCTTGCCAGCCCAGGCCAGGGTAATGTCCGGACCCGGGCGCGCGCAAAAGCGCACGCCCCGGCCATTACCGAAAAAGCGGGCGATAAGCGGGCGCTTCCATAGCCGGATGCCATAGGCGCGGTGTCCGTTTCGGTCCTGGCGCCAGGCGCGGGCTTCGGCTTCAAGTTGGGAAAGGACGGTTTCAAAATCGGTCAGCCGGTCGCGGCAAGGATCATACCAGGTCGGCGCAAGCAGGTGGCTTGCAGCAAACAGCGCCTCGACCGTGGCGGGCTGGCGGTCCGGCACGGGTTGCTCGTCCTGGGTCAACCCCCGTCCGGCGTAAAAGGGTTTGCCGAAAATGCGCGGCCGGTGACCGGCCAGGACGGCCTCGTATCCCAACAGGGACGACATTGCGTAAACCTGGCGGGCGCCAGCCAGCAGGCGCCAGGGCGATACCGGCGTGTCGCATATCGCCTCGCCCGGGCGCAGATCGGCAGTCAGGAAATGACCGGGCCGCAGACCGCTGGCGGTTTCCGGATGGGTGCGGACGATCAGCGGCAGATCAGGATTTTCGGCACGCGCCCGGTCCAGCATTCGCAGGAAATCGTGCCGGTCCGCCCCCATCAGCGATGCGTCGCCTCGGGTCTGGTCGATCACCAGCACGTAGCCCGGCGGCGGCGCATTTTCCTCGGGCAGGTGGATATTGTATTTCGACACATCCGCCGCGATCAGCCGATCGATGCAATCGCGCGCTCGTGCAAGGGTTTCGGCATCCATGTCGCGCGACAGACAGGCGTCGATCACCGAGGGACGCGACGGGTCAAAGTGAATCCCGTGCGGATCGATCATCAAACCGATCGGCCCCCGTCGCGCGACCCGGCCCCTTGCCCGGCCAGGCAGGACCGAACGCAGGAATGCGTCCTCGACATGCACAAGCCGTGCGCGGCGTGCCTTGGCCAGTGCCCGCCCGCGCCATGCTGTCGGGCTGTTTCCCCAGACACCGACATGATCGTCCGGCCCGGGCAGGCCAAGACGCACCGACCAGCCCGCAAGAGCCAGGATGCGACGCAAGCGCGGTGCGGTAAGAAAGCCGCCGTTGCAGACGAAAAGCCGCCGGGCAAGGGGTTGCCCGGCGGCCTGGGTTTCAGACAGGTGCATCCCGCAGCCTTAGTCCAGCGAGCTGCTTGCCGTGCCCACCTGGGTGACGGGGGTCAGGATCGAATTCAGCGTCTTGCTCCACTGCACGAAGGGGGCTTCGGTGACATAGACGGTATCACCGTCGCGGATGACGAAATCACGCGCCAGGAACAGACCATCGGGTTTGGTCAGGTCCAGGACATAGGCCACCCGTTGATCGCCATAGATGTCAGACCGACCCAGCACTGCCCGAGCCACGGATTGCGGTTCGTTCCGCAGCACGAAAACGCCCTTGGGGTCGGCCAGGGTGGTGCTGAGCCCGCCGACCATGGCAACCGCTTCGATCGCATTGACCTGTTCGTTGCCCAGCGGCACCTTGGTCTGGCCCCCCAAGGCGCCCAGGGCGGTGAAGCTGCGCTGATCCTCTTCGACCAGGATCACATCGCCTGGGCGCAAGGCAATATCGTTGCGCGAGTTGGAATACAGGTCGCGCAGCCAGACCTTGCCACTGGCATTTCCGCGCTTGACGGTGACCACCGCAACTTCGGGTTCGACGCTGACGCCGCCCGCCTTGGACAGCATCGATGACAACGTGCGGGTCGGGCGCTCGATCGGATAGACGCCCTGGGCGTTGACCTTGCCCATGACCGACACGGTGGCGCCATCGCCGGCAACGCGGGTCACCATGACTTGCGGATCCGGGGTCTGGGTTTCCAGTTTCTGGGTGATGATGCGGCGCAGTTCGTCGGGGCTGTTGCCGGCGGCACGGATGCGCCCGGCATAAGGCACGAAGATATAACCCTGGCTGTCGACTTGCAGCTGCTGCAACTGGGTCGAACTGGAACCCATCGAGGCCAGCAGGCCGTCATCGACGTTTTCCCAGATCGACAGGCCCAGCACATCGCCGGGCCGGATCACGTCGGCCCCCACGGTTCCGGCCGAGCGGAAATCGGCGCTGAAGCCATAGGCAGGTGAATAGTTGGCAGCCCGGTTCACGCGATCGTCCACATGAACGATATGCGAACTGCCACCCTTGGCGACCGAGCCGGCGAGAATCTCGCCCTTGGTGGGGCCCGACCTCGGAAGCCCGCAGGCCGCTACCAGCAGCATGGCACCCAGCAGGCTCATCCGTCCAAGACGCGCACCAAGAGCCCGCTTGCCACGGCAAGACCGTGTCGGAAGGACGTGCGACAAATTCAGTTCGATCAAATTCAAGCTCCTGTCCACTCCTCCGCGATTCCTGAACCGCGGCTTATTTGCTCGCCACGTTAGCGTAGCACT from Paracoccus sp. SMMA_5_TC includes these protein-coding regions:
- a CDS encoding TRAP transporter substrate-binding protein is translated as MTETTQLGRRAFLTRATIGGATAAAGAALAAPAIAQEMPEVKWRLASAFPKSLDTIYGGAEVLSKHLAEATGGKFQLQVFAAGEIVPGLQAQDAVTEGTVEACHTVSYYSWGKDPTFALGAAVPYALSARAMNAWQYHGGGIDLFNEFLATHNIFGLPGGNTGAQMGGWFRKEINTVADIKGLKIRVGGFAGKVMERLGAVPQQIAGGDIYPALEKGTIDASEWVGPYDDQKLGFYKVAPYYYYPGWWEGGPTVHFFFNKGKYEELPDNYKALLRTACQATDANMLQKYDHLNPIALKELVAAGAQLRPFSAEILDACYKAANEVYAEIEATNPAFKKIWESIKTVRNDWYLYNQTAEYTYDTFMMIQQRNGTL
- the nrdR gene encoding transcriptional regulator NrdR, with the protein product MRCPFCGNVDTQVKDSRPAEDNVAIRRRRFCPACGGRFTTYERVQLRDLVVVKSSGRREDFDRSKLERSIRIAMQKRPIEPERIDQMISGIVRRLESMGDTDVPSKIIGEIVMEALARIDTVAYVRFASVYKNFQAADDFDKFVSELRPGAVEE
- the ribD gene encoding bifunctional diaminohydroxyphosphoribosylaminopyrimidine deaminase/5-amino-6-(5-phosphoribosylamino)uracil reductase RibD — encoded protein: MAHALTLARRGHGNTWPNPAVGCVLVRDDVVVGRGWTQPGGRPHAEAMALAQAGAAARGATAYVTLEPCAHHGKTPPCAEALVRAGVVRVVSALTDPDPRVAGRGHAMLRQAGICVTENICARQAGRDQVGFLTRITRGRPMLTLKLASSFDGRIATASGESQWITGPAARRHAHMLRLTHDAVMVGGETARIDRPTLNVRGLGRVRQPVRVIVSNRDLPPLPPEDSAHGPLWHLRGSVADVMSELGRRGVTRVLCEGGGKLAASLLAADMVDQLVGYCAGITLGGDGLPTIASLGLNRLADAPRFELVELRSLGGDVLHRWQRA
- a CDS encoding capsular polysaccharide biosynthesis protein, coding for MHLSETQAAGQPLARRLFVCNGGFLTAPRLRRILALAGWSVRLGLPGPDDHVGVWGNSPTAWRGRALAKARRARLVHVEDAFLRSVLPGRARGRVARRGPIGLMIDPHGIHFDPSRPSVIDACLSRDMDAETLARARDCIDRLIAADVSKYNIHLPEENAPPPGYVLVIDQTRGDASLMGADRHDFLRMLDRARAENPDLPLIVRTHPETASGLRPGHFLTADLRPGEAICDTPVSPWRLLAGARQVYAMSSLLGYEAVLAGHRPRIFGKPFYAGRGLTQDEQPVPDRQPATVEALFAASHLLAPTWYDPCRDRLTDFETVLSQLEAEARAWRQDRNGHRAYGIRLWKRPLIARFFGNGRGVRFCARPGPDITLAWAGKASACPNALRIEDGFLRSRGLGAALVPPLSLVADDLGIYYDPGRESRLERLMATPLTPQQKRRAQALHERLLSARLTKYNLGGPLPALPTGHRILVPGQVQDDASVRLGGGAIRDNLSLLQLVRAHRPQSVVIYKPHPDVQAGLRPGAISADELRGVADVVVTDADMDRLLAAVDEVWTITSTTGFEALLRGLPVTTVGAPFYAGLGLTNDLGPVPSRRQAGADMLRLIHAALIAYPRYHDPVSDLPCPVEVVVDRLCEDHPHEAGGRVLRILAKLQGLFSTHAWLWRR
- a CDS encoding polysaccharide biosynthesis/export family protein codes for the protein MSLLGAMLLVAACGLPRSGPTKGEILAGSVAKGGSSHIVHVDDRVNRAANYSPAYGFSADFRSAGTVGADVIRPGDVLGLSIWENVDDGLLASMGSSSTQLQQLQVDSQGYIFVPYAGRIRAAGNSPDELRRIITQKLETQTPDPQVMVTRVAGDGATVSVMGKVNAQGVYPIERPTRTLSSMLSKAGGVSVEPEVAVVTVKRGNASGKVWLRDLYSNSRNDIALRPGDVILVEEDQRSFTALGALGGQTKVPLGNEQVNAIEAVAMVGGLSTTLADPKGVFVLRNEPQSVARAVLGRSDIYGDQRVAYVLDLTKPDGLFLARDFVIRDGDTVYVTEAPFVQWSKTLNSILTPVTQVGTASSSLD